Proteins encoded within one genomic window of Camelina sativa cultivar DH55 chromosome 19, Cs, whole genome shotgun sequence:
- the LOC104767578 gene encoding zinc finger BED domain-containing protein RICESLEEPER 2-like, with translation MDNGDLSSASCSDMRKKLKLDDSVVDEEVVAGDSLPSLDEKEKTFHNAMAEWFIADGISPNIIKSPTFAKFINCLNPEFPPNVTEVKKEVLEIHEECKEKAKRFLKGFEGQLTLSYEWFVLSDEWTGPVLHDDFVCLAAHFIDDNWKLKKWILGYTTDRTVPLEDVNIYPFREAVQGFEIESKVSTLLLPTDLDFDEVTLDPFRKWIEERGSNQINPRFSLLYCCADLFRLMVDGLYSDLSGYLLEDVRMLVGWGRMSPTNWNITLPNLQRAVDMKAEDEFSKDEEYDEYDKPSDEDWIKIETFCKLVGCIYKVSKELFKGEYLTSNVFFHLLAELKLMLNQELVSADNDYFISSAKYLLKRFDRYWNNMFLVLATASVLDPRFKMKYLEFYCSKKEVNVEGSKAETVLDHLRVLYARYAANDIYQKPICPVAAIDSAEEEEEEQEQDYDDEEEDDDEGKEQKQDDDKGEEEEEQRDKEEKKPDAYEGFVLFQEYLKFEGSPRELQESELDSYLKEPVMEWNKDFKTLEWWREEGKKYPVLSRVARDILSIPISRAVSWDAYVMFKREPPQFVLSLEPEITNALMCSKNWLRL, from the exons ATGGACAACGGTGATCTTTCCTCCGCCTCTTGTTCAG ATATGAGGAAGAAACTAAAGTTGGACGACTCTGTGGTCGATGAAGAGGTGGTGGCGGGTGATAGTCTTCCTTCACTTGATGAGAAGGAGAAAACATTTCACAATGCTATGGCCGAGTGGTTCATCGCTGATGGGATTAGTCCTAATATCATTAAGAGCCCCACCTTTGCCAAGTTCATCAACTGCTTAAACCCGGAGTTTCCTCCTAATGTTACTGAAGTCAAAAAAGAGGTTCTTGAGATACACGAAGAATGTAAGGAGAAGGCTAAGAGATTTCTCAAGGGTTTTGAAGGTCAATTAACCCTTTCTTATGAATGGTTTGTTCTTAGCGATGAATGGACTGGTCCTGTTTTGCATGATGATTTCGTTTGTTTGGCTGCTCATTTCATTGATGACAACTGGAAGTTGAAGAAATGGATCTTGGGGTACACTACTGACCGGACTGTACCCCTTGAAGATGTTAATATTTACCCTTTTAGAGAGGCTGTTCAGGGTTTCGAGATTGAGAGCAAAGTCTCTACTCTTTTGCTGCCTACTGACTTGGATTTTGATGAAGTGACTTTAGATCCTTTTAGGAAATGGATTGAAGAGAGAGGGAGTAATCAGATCAACCCACGGTTCTCCCTACTCTATTGTTGCGCTGATCTTTTCCGGTTAATGGTTGATGGTCTTTATAGTGACTTAAGCGGGTATTTGCTAGAGGATGTGCGTATGTTGGTTGGATGGGGAAGAATGTCACCTACCAATTGGAACATCACTTTGCCTAATCTGCAACGAGCTGTTGATATGAAAGCTGAGGATGAATTCTCTAAGGACGAGGAGTATGATGAATATGACAAACCATCTGATGAAGATTGGAttaagattgaaactttttgcAAACTCGTTGGTTGCATCTATAAAGTGTCAAAGGAGCTTTTCAAGGGAGAGTATTTGACATCTAACGTCTTCTTCCACCTACTTGCTGAGCTAAAGCTAATGTTGAACCAAGAGCTTGTGAGTGCTGATAATGATTACTTCATCAGCAGTGCTAAGTATTTATTGAAGAGGTTTGATAGGTACTGGAACAATATGTTCCTGGTTTTGGCGACTGCTTCTGTATTAGACCCTCGGTTTAAGATGAAGTATCTCGAGTTTTATTGCTCAAAGAAGGAAGTCAATGTTGAAGGTTCTAAGGCTGAAACTGTTTTGGACCATTTACGCGTTCTATATGCTCGCTATGCAGCTAACGATATCTATCAAAAACCAATATGCCCGGTTGCTGCAATTGACTccgcagaagaagaagaggaagagcaagaGCAAGATtacgatgatgaagaagaagatgatgatgaaggaaaaGAGCAAAAACAAGATGATgataaaggagaagaagaagaagaacaaagggacaaggaagagaagaagcctGATGCATATGAgggttttgtgttgtttcaggAATATCTCAAGTTTGAAGGATCTCCAAGAGAGCTTCAAGAATCAGAGCTTGATTCCTACCTCAAAGAACCGGTTATGGAGTGGAACAAAGACTTCAAAACACTGGAATGGTGGAGGGAAGAGGGCAAAAAGTATCCAGTCCTCTCCCGAGTAGCACGTGACATTCTTTCCATTCCAATCTCGCGCGCCGTATCGTGGGATGCTTATGTTATGTTCAAAAGAGAGCCTCCTCAGTTTGTTCTCTCCTTGGAACCCGAAATTACTAACGCCTTGATGTGCAGCAAAAATTGGTTACGCCTTTGA